TGAGCATATCGAAGTCTTGTTCGATAATGATGTGGAATGTTATGATTTGTGTCAAGAATTAGGTGTCACCTACCATCGTCCACCGATGCCCAATACGGATAGCCGTTTAATTGACGCTTTAGTTGCTACTGTACGAGCCAATGAAGACAAAGAATTTAAAGCTTTTCTCCCAGAAGAAGAAACCTTCGATGAGTTAGCGCCTTCGGCAACTACAAAGGACATCATGGAGGAGACAGACGACCTTCAGATGCCAGAATTTGTCAAAAAACTCATTGAGAAAAAAGGCCGTGAAAATGTGAAGATGCCTTACTTGATTAAGAAAATGCTCGAAAAGGCTGGGAAGTTACCAAAAGAGTAAAGAAAAAAGGATTTAGCTTTAAGCTAAATCCTTTATCTGTTTTATTTTTTCTCAAGAAGAGCTTTGATTTCTTGAAGAACTTCAAGTTCAGTTGGAGCAGCAGGTGCTTCCTCAACCACTTCCTCTTTCTTACGAAGGTTTTGCGCTTTTTCCATAGCTTTAATAACGAAGAAAAGCACAGTACCTACAACGAGAAAGTTGATAATAGCACTCAAGAATTTACCATATGTAACACCATTCCATGCAAGCTCAGCGATGTTTTGTACTTTCGCAGCTTCCAAAGCTGGGTTCAATAGAAGTGGAGTGATGATATCGTTAACAAATGAAGTAACGATAGCACCAAATGCAGAGGCAATGATCACACCGACAGCAAGGTCAACGACATTACCACGAAGCAAAAATTCTTTAAGATCCTTTAACATTTTCATAAATTCCTTTCCTAATTTTCTAATTTATTATATCCTAAATTGTGACAAAAAGCAACTTGAACGCTCAAAGTGGTCAGTTGTTCCCTTTAAAAATATAGATTTTACTGAAAATATAGTTTAAAATGATGATCAAGATTTGTGCTAGAATAGTTTCAATCGTATTAACCCTATCTATATTAAATTCGACAAACTGGCCAATAATATCAGGGAAAGTTGTAACAAAGATATAAGTTAAAAGAACGTCAAGACCAAGAGTAGAAAGACGAGCTAAGAAAAACTTAGCCAGGCGGGTTGGCCAATTCCTTCTCTCTTGTTTAAAGACGATTGTATCATTTGTGATAAAGGCAAAAAGAATACCGATAATATTAGCGAGGGCAGTTGCGAGGATTTCCTGGTGGCTGATATGGTAAATAACCAAACGTGATACAATAGAAACCAGAGTAGTAGCACCACCAAAAAATAGGTAGGAGAGGATTTCGTTATTAAAGAAAGCTTTTATTCGTTTTTTCATGATTTTAGTATAGCATAAAGCTGGCTAATGTGCTATACTAGTAAGGTTGATTCACTCAACCCTTGGTGCTTAGCTTCTTTCACCAAGCATATTTTACGCGGGAAACCGCCAAAGGAGAAAACATGAAAAAATTAACTGTTCGTGACATGGCAGACATCGCTATTGTTGCTGCTATTTATGTGGTTTTGACTATTACACCACCAATCAATGTTCTTAGTTTTGGGGCGTATCAGTTCCGTATTTCAGAAATGTTGAATTTCTTGGCTTTTTACAACCCTAAATACATCATTGGTGTGACAATTGGATGTATGATTGCTAATTTATTTAGTAGTTTTGGCCTAATAGATGTCTTTGTCGGTGGAGGTTCTACCCTAGTTTTCCTTAGTCTAGGGGTATGGCTCTTTAGCAAGTATAAGAAAGACTATTTGTTCAATGGTTTGATTCGAAAAGATCATTTCTTCTTTTCAATCCTCTTTTCTATTTCAATGATTACCATTGCAGCAGAACTTCATATCGTTGCTGAAGCTCCATTCTTCTTCACTTGGTTTTCTACAGGGATTGGAGAGTTTGCATCACTTATCGTGGGAGCGATTTTGATTGGTAAACTGGGACAGCGAATCGATCTAACAAAATAAGAAGTTTATAAGCTAGATTCTTGCTAAATCTAGCTTTTTTCATTCCATAAAATTAAAAGAGAGCGCTTGACAAGAACATAGAACTATAGTATACTTTTTAGGTAAGCTGATTTAGCTCAGTTGGCAGAGCGCATCCATGGTAAGGATGAGGTCGCCGGTTCAATCCCGGCAATTAGCATGATATAGACAGGAAAACTCTTGATATTTGAGAGTTTTTTATATTTACCCCGCATTAGCCTTGACAAAGTCAGCAAAGCATAGTAGAATAAAACCTGCGATGAGTCGATAGGTAGTCTTCGGACTGCTATTGAGCATAAGGAGGTCACAACGCAGGAGCGGACCTTGATGAGTTGTGTGAACCTGCTCATCACATGAAGATGCCTCTTAGTCCCTGGTCAATGACTAGGGATTTTTAATTTTCAGAAAATATAACCCAAAAATGCTTTTCAATTTCTGGAAAAAGTAGTATAATACATCTATTATAGAAATTTTTAGAAAATTCCGAAAGAGGTTATTTATGGGATATACAGTTGCTGTAGTCGGCGCGACAGGTGCTGTCGGAGCTCAGATGATAAAAATGTTGGAAGAATCAACACTTCCAATCGATAAAATTCGTTACCTTGCTTCTGCACGTTCAGCAGGCAAGACTTTGAAATTTAAAGACCAAGATATTACGATTGAAGAAACGACTGAGACCGCTTTTGAGGGTGTTGATATTGCACTCTTCTCAGCAGGTGGTTCGACATCAGCTAAGTATGCACCATACGCAGTTCAAGCTGGAGCGGTAGTAGTAGATAACACATCTTATTTCCGTCAAAATCCAGATGTACCATTGG
This window of the Streptococcus sp. D7B5 genome carries:
- the mscL gene encoding large conductance mechanosensitive channel protein MscL, whose translation is MLKDLKEFLLRGNVVDLAVGVIIASAFGAIVTSFVNDIITPLLLNPALEAAKVQNIAELAWNGVTYGKFLSAIINFLVVGTVLFFVIKAMEKAQNLRKKEEVVEEAPAAPTELEVLQEIKALLEKK
- a CDS encoding GtrA family protein, which codes for MKKRIKAFFNNEILSYLFFGGATTLVSIVSRLVIYHISHQEILATALANIIGILFAFITNDTIVFKQERRNWPTRLAKFFLARLSTLGLDVLLTYIFVTTFPDIIGQFVEFNIDRVNTIETILAQILIIILNYIFSKIYIFKGNN
- a CDS encoding QueT transporter family protein, with product MKKLTVRDMADIAIVAAIYVVLTITPPINVLSFGAYQFRISEMLNFLAFYNPKYIIGVTIGCMIANLFSSFGLIDVFVGGGSTLVFLSLGVWLFSKYKKDYLFNGLIRKDHFFFSILFSISMITIAAELHIVAEAPFFFTWFSTGIGEFASLIVGAILIGKLGQRIDLTK